A region from the Sulfitobacter sp. D7 genome encodes:
- the hflK gene encoding FtsH protease activity modulator HflK, translating into MAGNSQGPWGGGGGGNRGNGGDRGTNGDRGNEGRNDGPQGPRGQGGDRPQMPEIDDLVRKGQEQLRVLMGGRGGDRGNGTGGGGRGSGGPGVTRSTIGIALLAGVALWGFASFYTVRPEQQSIELFLGEFSGIGTEGLNFAPWPLVTAEVFDVTTNRTEELGVRRGTGGNEGLMLTTDENIVDIDFQVVWNIKNARDFKFSLRDPEASVRAISESAMREVIAQSELAPILNRDRGAVADRVKELIQTTLDNRKTGINVLRVNVNKVDPPSQTVQVTDANGNTTTQSVVDAFRDVQAAEQERDRVERQADAYANRRTAEARGESAQLLEASEGYRARVVNDAVGEASRFEAVLEEYRNAPDVTRKRLYLETMEKVLGDVDKIILENGSGQGGQGVVPYLPLNELRRGGGSN; encoded by the coding sequence ATGGCAGGAAATTCGCAAGGCCCCTGGGGGGGCGGCGGAGGCGGCAACCGGGGCAACGGCGGAGACCGGGGCACCAATGGTGACCGCGGCAACGAGGGACGCAACGACGGGCCGCAGGGTCCACGCGGGCAGGGCGGTGACCGCCCCCAGATGCCCGAGATCGACGATCTGGTGCGCAAGGGCCAAGAGCAGCTGCGTGTCCTGATGGGCGGCCGTGGTGGCGACCGGGGCAATGGCACCGGCGGCGGTGGCCGCGGCTCTGGCGGGCCGGGTGTGACCCGCTCGACAATTGGTATTGCCCTTTTGGCCGGCGTGGCGCTTTGGGGTTTTGCCAGCTTTTATACCGTGCGGCCCGAACAGCAGTCGATCGAACTGTTCTTGGGCGAATTTTCCGGCATTGGCACCGAGGGTCTGAACTTTGCCCCATGGCCGCTGGTCACGGCAGAGGTTTTTGACGTCACCACCAACCGCACCGAAGAACTTGGTGTGCGGCGCGGCACGGGCGGCAACGAAGGCCTGATGCTGACCACCGATGAAAACATCGTCGACATCGACTTTCAGGTGGTCTGGAACATCAAGAACGCGCGCGATTTCAAATTCTCGCTGCGCGATCCTGAAGCCTCCGTGCGTGCGATTTCCGAATCCGCGATGCGCGAAGTCATCGCCCAGTCCGAACTCGCGCCGATCCTCAACCGGGACCGTGGTGCCGTTGCAGATCGGGTGAAAGAGTTGATCCAAACCACGCTTGATAACCGCAAGACCGGCATCAACGTGCTGCGTGTCAACGTGAACAAGGTCGACCCGCCCAGCCAGACCGTGCAGGTCACCGATGCCAATGGCAACACGACCACACAATCGGTCGTCGACGCTTTCCGCGACGTGCAAGCGGCCGAGCAGGAGCGTGACCGGGTAGAGCGTCAGGCCGATGCCTATGCCAACCGCCGCACCGCCGAAGCCCGCGGTGAATCCGCGCAGCTTTTGGAAGCTTCCGAAGGGTATCGCGCCCGTGTGGTGAACGACGCTGTGGGTGAAGCCAGCCGTTTTGAGGCCGTCTTGGAAGAATACCGCAACGCGCCCGACGTGACGCGCAAGCGTCTGTACCTTGAGACCATGGAAAAGGTGCTGGGCGACGTGGATAAAATCATCCTCGAAAACGGCAGCGGCCAAGGCGGGCAGGGCGTCGTTCCCTATCTGCCACTCAATGAATTGCGGCGCGGCGGAGGGTCGAACTGA
- the gor gene encoding glutathione-disulfide reductase: MAKNEFDYDLFVIGGGSGGVRAARVAAGEHDAKVGLAEEDRYGGTCVIRGCVPKKLMVFASGYADVVEEAKCFGWDLKAGPFDWHDFKSRLNTELNRLEGVYRKLLKNSGVDTFDARARIKDAHTVALSDGTEKTAKHILIASGGRPVRPEIENAELGLVSDDLFHLEKLPKSILIIGGGYIACEFACILNGLGVEVTQYYRGAQILRGFDDEARGMVAEMMQEKGIDLHLGTNILEMSPSHEDGSGPMKVKPTNGTEKMFDQVLFATGRRPNSDDMGLEELGVKLGRSGAIEVDEYSQTAVPSVYAIGDVTNRINLTPVAIREGMAFVETVFGGNPTQVDHDLVPSAIFTQPEMGTVGLSEEDARDKGPIEVYATSFKPMQGAFAGKADRVLMKLIVCADTRVVLGCHIVAPNAGELIQMVGIAVKMGATKEQFDATCAVHPTMSEELVTMRNPTRTA; this comes from the coding sequence ATGGCCAAGAATGAATTCGACTACGACCTGTTTGTCATCGGTGGCGGCTCGGGCGGTGTGCGCGCGGCGCGTGTCGCGGCGGGCGAGCATGACGCCAAGGTCGGACTGGCCGAAGAAGACCGCTATGGCGGCACCTGTGTGATCCGGGGCTGTGTGCCCAAAAAGCTGATGGTCTTTGCCTCGGGCTATGCCGATGTGGTGGAAGAGGCGAAATGCTTTGGCTGGGATCTCAAGGCCGGGCCCTTCGATTGGCATGACTTCAAAAGCCGCCTGAACACAGAGTTGAACCGCCTTGAAGGCGTTTATCGCAAGCTCTTGAAGAACTCTGGCGTCGATACTTTCGACGCCCGCGCGCGGATCAAAGACGCCCATACCGTCGCCCTTTCCGACGGGACCGAGAAGACCGCCAAACATATCCTCATCGCCAGCGGCGGTCGCCCCGTGCGCCCCGAGATCGAGAATGCGGAACTGGGTCTGGTCTCCGACGATCTGTTCCACCTTGAGAAGCTGCCCAAGTCGATCCTGATTATCGGCGGCGGCTATATCGCCTGTGAATTCGCCTGTATCCTCAACGGATTGGGCGTCGAGGTGACGCAATACTACCGCGGTGCGCAGATCCTGCGCGGCTTTGACGACGAAGCCCGCGGCATGGTGGCCGAGATGATGCAGGAAAAGGGGATCGACCTGCATCTTGGCACCAACATTCTGGAAATGTCGCCCAGCCACGAAGACGGCAGCGGCCCGATGAAGGTCAAGCCGACCAACGGCACCGAAAAGATGTTCGACCAAGTGCTCTTTGCCACTGGCCGCCGCCCCAACAGCGACGACATGGGGCTGGAAGAACTGGGCGTGAAACTGGGCCGCAGCGGTGCGATCGAAGTGGATGAGTACAGCCAGACCGCCGTGCCCTCGGTCTATGCCATCGGCGACGTGACCAACCGGATCAACCTTACGCCGGTGGCGATCCGCGAAGGCATGGCCTTTGTCGAAACCGTCTTTGGCGGCAACCCGACGCAGGTCGATCATGATCTGGTGCCCTCGGCGATCTTCACGCAGCCCGAAATGGGCACCGTGGGGCTAAGCGAGGAAGACGCCCGCGACAAAGGACCGATTGAGGTCTATGCAACCTCTTTCAAACCGATGCAGGGGGCCTTTGCGGGCAAGGCCGACCGGGTGCTGATGAAGCTCATCGTCTGCGCCGATACGCGGGTCGTGCTGGGCTGTCATATCGTCGCACCAAATGCGGGCGAGTTGATCCAGATGGTCGGCATCGCGGTCAAGATGGGGGCCACGAAAGAGCAGTTTGACGCCACCTGCGCGGTACACCCAACCATGTCCGAAGAGCTGGTGACGATGCGTAATCCGACCCGCACGGCTTGA
- the rpiA gene encoding ribose-5-phosphate isomerase RpiA: MSGDLSPIDKAKFVAAKRACEFVEDGMRVGLGTGSTAAWLVRCLGELVREDGLRIKGVPTSSRTAQLAREVGIEVISLDEAKWLDLTIDGADEFDAELNLIKGGGGALLQEKIVATASDQMVVIADIGKEVHHLGAFPLPIEVIPFGWQTTQALVEETLISMDVLGRNSTLRMNGEVPFITDEGNYILDLRLGRIGNARQLALVLNQMPGVVENGLFIDICDAVVIGYGDGRVEVRDINEGTVATDRLEFVETDNLFSDLSD; encoded by the coding sequence ATGTCCGGAGACCTATCACCGATCGACAAGGCCAAATTCGTGGCCGCGAAACGGGCCTGCGAGTTCGTGGAAGATGGGATGCGCGTGGGCCTTGGCACCGGATCGACGGCGGCGTGGCTGGTGCGCTGTCTGGGCGAGTTGGTGCGCGAAGATGGGCTGCGGATCAAAGGCGTGCCGACCTCCTCGCGCACGGCGCAACTGGCGCGGGAGGTGGGGATCGAGGTGATCTCGCTCGATGAGGCGAAATGGCTCGACCTGACGATTGACGGCGCGGATGAGTTCGACGCAGAGCTGAACCTCATCAAAGGCGGCGGCGGCGCGTTGCTGCAAGAAAAGATCGTAGCGACGGCCAGTGACCAGATGGTGGTGATCGCCGATATCGGCAAAGAGGTGCATCATCTGGGGGCATTCCCTCTGCCGATCGAGGTGATTCCCTTTGGCTGGCAAACCACGCAGGCGCTGGTCGAAGAGACGCTGATCTCGATGGATGTGCTTGGCCGCAACTCGACCCTGCGGATGAACGGCGAGGTGCCTTTCATCACCGACGAGGGGAACTATATTCTAGACCTGCGGCTGGGGCGCATCGGCAACGCGCGGCAACTAGCGCTGGTGCTGAACCAGATGCCCGGCGTGGTGGAAAACGGCCTGTTCATAGATATCTGTGACGCGGTTGTGATCGGCTACGGGGATGGCAGGGTTGAGGTGCGCGACATAAATGAAGGCACCGTGGCGACCGACCGGCTGGAATTCGTCGAGACCGACAACCTGTTTTCCGACCTCAGCGATTAA
- a CDS encoding L-serine ammonia-lyase has protein sequence MFLSVFDMFKVGIGPSSSHTMGPMVAAGRFLDQMRASPFQFAGLRASLHGSLAFTGVGHATDRATILGLAGFTPEDYDAEAAEKTLDKIKQTRRISVEGLPELRFDPEHDMIFDYDTKLAGHANGMMLMATDAQGDVALRETYYSIGGGFVMTEKELAAGKDTDEGAPVPFPFKSAAEMLEMSTKSGKTIAGMKRANEEARGGAENLRAGSKRLWQVMRDCIDRGLTTDGTLPGGLQVKRRAKGIHDALIAERGQNQSAPHTINDWMSVYAMAVNEENAAGGQVVTAPTNGAAGVMPATLRYYLDHVPGASEAHIEDFLLTAAAIGGLVKYNASISGAEAGCQAEVGSAAAMSAAGLCAVMGGTPPQIENAAEIALEHHLGMTCDPVKGLVQVPCIERNGLGAIKAVSAASLALRGDGTHLVPLDACIETMRQTGADMSEKYKETSLGGLAVNVPNC, from the coding sequence ATGTTTCTTTCCGTCTTCGACATGTTCAAAGTGGGCATCGGCCCTTCGTCTTCGCATACCATGGGGCCGATGGTGGCGGCGGGGCGTTTCCTTGACCAGATGCGCGCCTCGCCCTTCCAATTTGCCGGGCTGCGCGCGTCGCTCCACGGCAGTCTGGCCTTTACCGGGGTGGGCCATGCCACCGACCGCGCCACGATCCTCGGCCTCGCCGGGTTCACGCCCGAAGACTATGACGCCGAAGCCGCCGAGAAGACGCTGGACAAGATCAAGCAGACCCGGCGCATCAGCGTCGAGGGGCTGCCCGAACTGCGCTTCGACCCCGAGCACGACATGATCTTCGACTACGACACCAAGCTTGCAGGCCACGCCAATGGCATGATGCTGATGGCCACCGACGCCCAAGGCGACGTTGCCTTGCGCGAAACCTATTATTCCATCGGCGGCGGCTTCGTGATGACCGAAAAGGAACTGGCCGCAGGCAAGGACACGGATGAAGGCGCGCCGGTGCCCTTCCCCTTTAAGTCCGCCGCCGAAATGCTTGAGATGTCGACGAAATCCGGCAAGACTATCGCAGGTATGAAACGCGCCAACGAAGAGGCGCGTGGCGGGGCCGAGAACCTGCGCGCGGGCAGCAAACGGCTTTGGCAGGTGATGCGCGATTGTATCGACCGGGGGCTGACGACCGATGGCACCCTGCCCGGCGGCCTTCAGGTGAAACGCCGCGCCAAGGGCATCCATGACGCGCTGATCGCCGAGCGTGGGCAGAACCAATCCGCGCCGCATACGATCAACGACTGGATGAGCGTCTATGCCATGGCGGTGAACGAGGAAAACGCGGCGGGCGGTCAGGTCGTCACCGCGCCCACGAACGGCGCGGCAGGCGTGATGCCCGCGACATTACGCTATTATCTCGACCATGTGCCCGGCGCGTCTGAGGCGCATATCGAAGACTTCCTGCTCACCGCCGCCGCGATTGGCGGGCTGGTCAAATACAACGCCTCAATCTCAGGCGCCGAGGCAGGCTGTCAGGCCGAGGTCGGCAGCGCCGCTGCCATGTCCGCCGCCGGGCTCTGCGCCGTGATGGGCGGCACGCCGCCGCAAATTGAAAACGCTGCCGAAATCGCGCTGGAGCATCACCTCGGCATGACCTGCGACCCCGTCAAAGGGCTGGTTCAAGTGCCTTGTATTGAACGTAACGGGCTGGGCGCGATCAAGGCGGTATCGGCGGCCTCATTGGCGCTGCGCGGCGACGGCACGCATCTGGTGCCGCTGGACGCCTGTATCGAAACCATGCGCCAAACCGGCGCGGACATGAGCGAGAAATACAAGGAAACCTCGCTCGGCGGATTGGCTGTCAATGTGCCAAATTGTTGA
- a CDS encoding pirin family protein, whose product MSLRPTLETRRATPTMEGAGVKLHRAFGFHDPSELDPFLLFDDFRNDRPEDFEKGFPWHPHRGIETITYVLEGTVEHADSLGNTGDLNAGDVQWMTAGSGILHQEMPRGNAAGQMHGFQLWGNLPSTQKMTAPRYQDMKSSDIPVVTDDDGTRVKVITGEFWGKRGPVDGIAADPQYLDVFVPAGVKKTFKIDTYRRAFAYVFQGAGAFADASAPSGVLLEKEVAGEEVNIRDISGDRTLIRFGSGDEVTVQAGEEGVRFLLISGAPIEEPVAWHGPIVMNTRAELQQAMRDLNNGTFIRPAH is encoded by the coding sequence ATGTCCCTCAGACCCACATTGGAAACCCGCCGCGCCACGCCCACAATGGAAGGCGCAGGCGTCAAATTGCACCGCGCCTTCGGCTTCCACGACCCGTCGGAGCTGGACCCCTTTCTGCTGTTCGACGACTTCCGCAACGACCGGCCCGAAGACTTTGAAAAGGGCTTCCCTTGGCACCCCCACCGCGGGATCGAGACGATCACCTATGTGCTCGAAGGCACCGTGGAACACGCGGATTCGCTGGGCAACACCGGCGATCTGAACGCGGGCGATGTGCAGTGGATGACCGCCGGTTCGGGCATCTTGCACCAAGAAATGCCGCGCGGGAATGCCGCCGGGCAGATGCATGGCTTCCAGCTTTGGGGGAACCTGCCGTCAACCCAGAAGATGACTGCGCCGCGTTATCAGGATATGAAGTCCAGCGATATCCCAGTGGTGACCGACGACGACGGCACGCGGGTGAAAGTCATCACCGGCGAGTTCTGGGGCAAACGCGGCCCCGTCGATGGCATCGCGGCTGACCCGCAGTATTTGGATGTTTTCGTGCCCGCAGGGGTCAAGAAGACCTTCAAGATCGACACCTACCGCCGGGCCTTCGCCTATGTCTTTCAAGGCGCGGGCGCTTTCGCCGATGCCTCTGCCCCCTCGGGCGTGTTGCTTGAGAAAGAGGTCGCCGGTGAGGAGGTCAACATCCGCGACATATCGGGCGACCGGACGCTGATCCGTTTCGGCTCCGGGGATGAGGTGACGGTTCAGGCTGGCGAGGAAGGTGTGCGCTTTCTTCTCATCTCTGGCGCGCCGATTGAAGAGCCAGTCGCGTGGCATGGGCCGATTGTGATGAATACCCGCGCCGAGTTGCAGCAGGCAATGCGCGATCTGAACAACGGGACTTTCATCCGCCCCGCGCATTGA
- a CDS encoding TetR/AcrR family transcriptional regulator, which translates to MARTTGSHSDITGPRVRAAALRLFARGGYAAVSMRAIAAEVGVQAGALYNYTPDKQSLLFDLMRAHMTDLLAETPNNADRSALQQLQDFVAFHIRFHADRPDEVFIAYMELRNLTEENFAVIERLRRDYEDRLEAILRAGVANGDFAVADTKIVTLAIIAMLTGVNTWYRAGGRLSLDEVVAQYWDMVRKAVTA; encoded by the coding sequence ATGGCAAGAACCACAGGCTCTCATTCAGATATCACCGGCCCGCGCGTGCGCGCAGCTGCACTGCGGCTTTTTGCACGGGGCGGCTATGCAGCCGTGTCGATGCGCGCGATTGCTGCTGAGGTCGGCGTTCAGGCCGGGGCGCTTTATAACTACACGCCCGATAAACAAAGCCTTCTGTTCGACCTGATGCGGGCGCATATGACCGACCTGCTGGCCGAAACGCCCAACAATGCAGACCGCTCTGCACTGCAGCAGTTGCAGGACTTCGTGGCCTTCCACATCCGCTTTCACGCGGATCGGCCTGATGAGGTTTTCATCGCTTATATGGAACTGCGCAATCTGACGGAGGAGAATTTCGCCGTGATCGAGCGTTTGCGCCGCGACTACGAAGACCGCCTCGAAGCGATCCTGCGAGCCGGAGTTGCCAACGGCGATTTCGCCGTCGCCGACACCAAGATCGTGACGCTGGCGATCATCGCGATGCTGACGGGCGTGAATACTTGGTACCGCGCGGGCGGGCGGCTGTCGCTGGACGAGGTTGTCGCGCAATATTGGGATATGGTGCGCAAGGCCGTGACCGCCTAA